In one window of Erythrolamprus reginae isolate rEryReg1 chromosome 1, rEryReg1.hap1, whole genome shotgun sequence DNA:
- the RASSF10 gene encoding ras association domain-containing protein 10, translated as MEPEAKKKISVWICQEEKLISGLTKRTTCSDVVRVLLEESKQRRRRRLQQQHQQQQPAASLQECGGGMLSGLPQSYCIVEKWRGFERILPNKTKILRLWAAWGDEQENVRFVLVRSEASLPNTGPRSAEARVVPSRDSPGCRGLGVTARASLTLSQERQRRVVRKAFRKLAKLNKRKGQPQLEEPPAKEAPAGERMETLVHLVLSQDHTIRQQLKRLRDLDREIDRYEARIHFDRMKRHGVNYVQDTYLIGEEPEPPAGEQDLKSPAGETTAGELEEAPAGGEALEDFAWQCEQVARVQEQRRRQEELIEHLAGEIQEELNERWMRRRREELAAAKGSSASLSETDCNTTELSGGGGGELHVEQERIKTQLSTSLYIGLRLNTDLDAVKSDLELTQREWAEKERELQRLLDSLESLHVEGGEGEEEEEETAVADEDERRGLPFNTGDELPASVPITAGDWGEEAARSLSKDREDPEDEDSDTGLSSMNSQDSDSVPVCESLV; from the coding sequence ATGGAGCCGGAAGCCAAGAAGAAGATCTCGGTGTGGATTTGCCAGGAGGAGAAGTTGATCTCGGGCCTGACCAAGCGCACCACTTGCTCGGATGTGGTGCGCGTCCTTTTGGAGGAGAGCAAGCAGCGGCGCAGGCGGCGCCTacagcagcagcaccagcagcaacagccggcggcctCGCTGCAAGAGTGCGGCGGCGGGATGCTGTCGGGGCTCCCGCAATCTTACTGCATCGTGGAGAAGTGGCGGGGCTTCGAGAGGATCCTGCCCAACAAAACCAAGATCCTCAGGCTCTGGGCCGCCTGGGGCGACGAGCAGGAGAACGTGCGCTTCGTGCTGGTGCGCAGCGAGGCCTCGTTGCCCAACACCGGACCCAGGAGCGCCGAGGCCCGGGTGGTGCCCAGCCGGGATAGCCCGGGATGCCGCGGCTTGGGGGTGACGGCCCGGGCCAGCCTGACTCTGAGCCAGGAGCGGCAGAGGCGCGTGGTGAGGAAAGCCTTCCGCAAGCTGGCCAAGCTCAACAAGAGGAAGGGCCAGCCGCAGCTCGAGGAGCCGCCGGCCAAAGAAGCCCCCGCGGGCGAGAGGATGGAGACCTTGGTGCACTTGGTCCTCTCGCAGGACCACACCATCCGGCAGCAGCTCAAGCGCCTCCGCGACCTGGATCGAGAGATCGACCGCTACGAGGCCCGGATTCACTTCGACCGCATGAAGCGCCACGGGGTCAACTACGTGCAGGACACTTACTTGATCGGGGAAGAGCCGGAGCCCCCCGCCGGGGAGCAGGACCTCAAGTCTCCCGCGGGGGAGACGACGGCGGGGGAGTTGGAGGAGGCGCCGGCCGGCGGCGAGGCATTGGAGGACTTCGCCTGGCAGTGCGAGCAGGTGGCCCGGGTGCAGGAGCAGCGGCGCCGCCAGGAGGAGCTGATCGAGCACTTGGCCGGCGAGATCCAGGAGGAGCTCAACGAGCGCTGGATGAGGCGGCGCCGGGAAGAACTGGCCGCCGCCAAGGGCTCCAGCGCCAGCCTCTCCGAGACGGACTGCAACACCACCGAgctcagcggcggcggcgggggggagcTCCACGTGGAGCAGGAGCGCATCAAGACGCAGCTGAGCACCAGCCTCTACATCGGCCTGCGCCTCAACACGGACTTGGACGCCGTCAAGTCGGACCTGGAATTGACGCAGCGCGAATGGGCCGAGAAAGAGCGCGAACTCCAGCGCCTGCTCGATTCCTTGGAGTCTTTACAcgtggagggaggggagggagaggaggaggaggaggagacagcgGTGGCGGACGAGGACGAGCGGCGGGGCCTCCCTTTCAACACGGGCGACGAGCTGCCCGCCTCGGTCCCCATAACCGCGGGAGACTGGGGGGAGGAAGCAGCCCGGAGTTTGAGTAAAGACCGCGAGGATCCGGAAGATGAGGATTCCGACACGGGTTTGAGCTCCATGAACAGCCAGGACTCGGACTCGGTGCCCGTGTGCGAATCCCTCGTGTAG